One window from the genome of Echinicola vietnamensis DSM 17526 encodes:
- a CDS encoding DUF4133 domain-containing protein produces the protein MKRYTVNKGVNRPISFKGLQAQYILYLGIGLVVLLLVFAMGYVLGLSFWTNGVACGFMGYLLVEGTFKMNRKYGRHGLKKRLVHRKVPLGIKVRDRDFVRTLNPTAHG, from the coding sequence ATGAAGCGCTATACGGTCAACAAGGGCGTCAACCGGCCCATTTCCTTTAAGGGCCTGCAGGCACAGTACATCCTGTACCTGGGCATTGGCCTGGTGGTATTGCTGCTGGTATTTGCGATGGGCTATGTGCTGGGCCTGTCCTTTTGGACCAACGGGGTGGCCTGTGGCTTTATGGGCTACCTGTTGGTGGAAGGGACCTTCAAAATGAACAGGAAATATGGCCGGCACGGCCTGAAAAAACGGCTGGTCCACCGCAAGGTCCCCCTGGGGATCAAGGTGCGTGACCGGGACTTTGTCAGAACACTGAACCCGACAGCACATGGATAG
- a CDS encoding RteC domain-containing protein, producing MDIQKLAQTLKERLDRELPEASALGEDRLFHLQAAHKNAEKVLGELDVALAKYEFGDEAAEIHFFKHIKPDFHSESIYYAELFNLESARPISQKGDQVKYLLKEQQKLQAFLNFNRDLHQYYMLDRTHFDRHYFLRAGRADFLVSRAFHTPIDRSSCTVACLGISTILAAIRINKYINSAIQSLQGPPATAQKQVTLKWTGKKNQLVELVYALKVAGVLNHGQAEIREVAKVMGQLLGGDMGDVYKRFQEIRIRKKGRTLFLEVLKEKLEDYILESEGL from the coding sequence ATGGATATTCAAAAATTGGCCCAAACGCTAAAAGAACGCCTGGACAGGGAGCTGCCAGAGGCCAGTGCCCTGGGAGAGGACCGTTTGTTTCATTTGCAGGCCGCACACAAAAATGCCGAAAAGGTACTGGGGGAGCTCGATGTGGCCCTGGCAAAATATGAATTCGGTGACGAGGCAGCGGAAATCCATTTTTTTAAGCACATAAAGCCGGATTTCCATTCGGAATCCATCTATTATGCCGAACTGTTCAACCTGGAATCAGCACGGCCGATTTCCCAAAAAGGTGACCAGGTCAAATACCTCCTGAAAGAACAGCAAAAGCTCCAGGCATTTTTGAATTTCAACAGGGACCTTCACCAATATTACATGCTGGACAGGACCCATTTCGACCGGCATTATTTTTTGCGGGCGGGAAGGGCCGACTTTCTGGTGTCAAGGGCCTTTCACACACCGATCGACAGGAGCAGTTGTACCGTGGCCTGCTTGGGGATCTCGACCATACTTGCCGCTATCAGGATCAACAAGTACATCAATTCGGCCATCCAGTCCCTCCAAGGACCGCCGGCCACGGCACAGAAACAGGTGACACTCAAATGGACGGGGAAGAAAAACCAGTTGGTAGAACTCGTCTATGCCCTAAAAGTGGCCGGAGTGCTCAACCATGGACAGGCAGAGATCAGGGAAGTGGCCAAGGTCATGGGGCAACTGCTCGGTGGGGACATGGGGGACGTATATAAACGGTTCCAGGAGATCAGGATCCGTAAAAAGGGAAGGACATTGTTCCTGGAGGTGCTGAAGGAGAAATTGGAGGACTATATACTGGAGAGTGAAGGACTCTAG
- a CDS encoding TerB family tellurite resistance protein — protein sequence MKHFMTGILLLGMLCLSPVRASAQVGEASQLLLNVEKLNQFKQILNDMYQGYRTLSRGYNAVRDIASGNFGLHKLFIEGLSTVSPVVKRYHKVGGIIHYQQVILSEYRRAYRQFLDRGKFSREELDYLALVYGNLLDMSVCNMEELLLVVTGGKLQMSDGERMAAIDRIFDEIKDRYVFVRAFNNEAAVLNRQRKQRAADLKTLRSLRP from the coding sequence ATGAAACACTTTATGACGGGAATACTATTGCTGGGCATGTTGTGCCTTTCCCCGGTCCGGGCCAGTGCCCAGGTCGGAGAAGCCTCACAGTTGCTGCTCAACGTGGAAAAGCTCAACCAGTTCAAGCAGATCCTCAACGACATGTACCAGGGCTACCGGACCCTGAGCCGTGGCTATAACGCGGTAAGGGACATTGCCTCGGGAAATTTTGGACTGCACAAGCTCTTTATCGAAGGGCTTTCCACGGTAAGCCCCGTGGTGAAACGCTACCATAAGGTGGGCGGGATCATCCACTACCAACAGGTCATATTGTCCGAATACCGCAGGGCCTACCGCCAGTTTTTGGACAGGGGGAAGTTTTCCCGGGAAGAGCTCGACTACCTGGCCCTGGTCTACGGCAACCTGCTCGACATGAGCGTCTGCAACATGGAAGAGCTGCTGCTGGTGGTGACGGGAGGCAAACTGCAAATGTCCGATGGGGAAAGGATGGCGGCCATTGACCGGATCTTCGATGAGATCAAGGACCGCTATGTATTTGTACGGGCCTTCAACAACGAGGCCGCCGTCCTGAACCGGCAGCGAAAGCAGCGGGCAGCAGATCTGAAGACCCTTCGGTCCCTTCGGCCATGA
- a CDS encoding cyclic nucleotide-binding protein, whose amino-acid sequence MKKLSDLEKLKDLLDDFYKVDMEHYESIEHRVKFFTYRKNEVIRKKGREENEVNFIMEGLAGITLNNRLRRVYPPQYFAMDLASFEKQLDSNHEVVALQPCRVACCSRDNLEMILPNMEGFRILYERVVAHTESWERFWTEIDGLPYRSAWRMVREKLRGEVGKLTQKQLAQLLDISIRTMARIGTDPGERTSDRTSMVLHKGFPLRDHREREFIKGSLDAWRTYFFVPLNTEAARTLGEMKMDFLVGRLYPLGNEERVAWAGRVISLLTAIDVFMYQVPLRERSKYWKEVKTWIDPGLRTRTQSDVPVRGQAYVTAVKDLFNEISMDAEGVELLSALIGDYVGGRDWQFIHYPIETESQIREYERQRQRFSEGKLCMQLLKIVYREQWRELRPHQGFLEAYMEMGSNLVRLSNEILAVDTVVFGNLPHNLVPLKSRAERKDSKRVVRELMEAYGEERELMNALKEKFFAERPNEARNGMSAFLELMEGQVAAWETWYRTILMHARKTN is encoded by the coding sequence ATGAAAAAGTTATCGGACCTCGAAAAACTCAAAGACCTGCTGGACGATTTTTACAAGGTGGATATGGAACACTATGAATCCATCGAGCACCGGGTTAAATTTTTTACCTATCGGAAAAACGAAGTGATCAGAAAAAAGGGCAGGGAAGAAAACGAAGTGAATTTTATCATGGAAGGGTTGGCGGGGATCACCCTGAACAACAGGCTACGCCGGGTATACCCGCCACAGTATTTTGCCATGGACCTGGCAAGTTTCGAGAAGCAATTGGACAGCAACCATGAAGTGGTCGCCCTGCAACCGTGCAGGGTGGCCTGTTGCTCAAGGGACAACCTGGAGATGATCCTTCCCAATATGGAGGGTTTTAGGATTTTATACGAAAGGGTGGTGGCCCATACGGAAAGCTGGGAGCGGTTTTGGACGGAAATCGATGGACTGCCCTATCGATCGGCATGGCGGATGGTCAGGGAGAAATTAAGGGGTGAAGTGGGAAAACTGACCCAGAAGCAGTTGGCGCAACTGCTGGACATCTCCATCAGGACCATGGCAAGGATCGGGACGGATCCCGGGGAAAGGACCTCAGACCGGACCTCAATGGTCCTGCACAAGGGCTTCCCCTTGCGGGACCACCGTGAGCGGGAATTCATCAAAGGCTCACTGGATGCCTGGCGGACCTATTTTTTTGTGCCACTGAATACCGAGGCGGCCAGGACCTTGGGGGAAATGAAAATGGATTTTTTGGTGGGGAGGCTATATCCCCTGGGGAACGAGGAGCGGGTGGCCTGGGCAGGTAGGGTGATCTCCCTGCTTACCGCCATTGATGTTTTTATGTACCAGGTACCGCTAAGGGAACGATCCAAATATTGGAAGGAGGTAAAGACATGGATAGATCCCGGTCTACGGACACGAACACAGTCGGATGTACCGGTACGGGGACAGGCCTATGTTACGGCAGTAAAAGACCTGTTCAATGAAATTTCCATGGATGCCGAAGGAGTTGAATTACTGTCGGCCTTGATAGGGGACTATGTCGGCGGCAGGGACTGGCAATTCATCCATTATCCCATTGAGACCGAATCCCAAATAAGGGAATATGAACGGCAGCGCCAACGGTTTTCGGAAGGTAAACTGTGCATGCAGCTGCTGAAGATCGTCTACAGGGAACAGTGGCGGGAACTGAGGCCCCACCAGGGATTTTTGGAGGCCTATATGGAAATGGGCAGCAACCTGGTACGGTTGTCCAATGAAATATTGGCCGTGGACACGGTGGTGTTCGGCAACCTTCCCCATAACCTGGTACCCCTTAAAAGCAGGGCGGAACGCAAGGACAGCAAAAGGGTGGTGCGGGAACTCATGGAAGCGTACGGAGAGGAAAGGGAGCTCATGAATGCCCTCAAGGAAAAGTTTTTTGCCGAAAGGCCAAATGAAGCACGAAATGGAATGTCGGCATTTTTGGAATTGATGGAAGGACAGGTGGCCGCATGGGAGACCTGGTACAGGACAATTTTGATGCACGCAAGGAAAACCAACTGA
- the traJ gene encoding conjugative transposon protein TraJ, with translation MKRAIATAILGFVALGARAQGVSGGAGGLHQVLDSLYADMVPLASELIGAGRAIAGFAALFYIASRVWGHIARAEAVDFYPLLRPFALGMAIMLFPSVLHLMNAVLSPLANETGRMVEGSNAAVDRLLEAKQRALESTEYWEMYVGESGSGNREGWYEYTHPEGSEEGFWEGLGNDIKFAMEKASFNFSNSIKKWMSEVLEVLYHAAALCINTIRVFYLIILSVLGPIVMGISVFDGFGHSLRSWIARYINVYMWLPVANIFGAIIGKIQENMLLIDIGQVENQGKTFFSSTDTAYLIFLVIAIIGYFTVPSVANYIVHAAGGDTLLHKTSRMVTSAPTTAAKILT, from the coding sequence ATGAAAAGGGCCATCGCAACGGCAATATTGGGCTTTGTGGCCCTCGGTGCACGGGCGCAAGGGGTAAGTGGCGGGGCAGGGGGACTCCACCAGGTGTTGGACAGCCTCTATGCCGACATGGTGCCGCTGGCCTCCGAACTGATCGGGGCAGGACGGGCAATTGCGGGCTTTGCGGCCCTGTTCTATATCGCAAGCAGGGTCTGGGGACATATCGCCAGGGCAGAGGCCGTGGATTTCTATCCGCTGCTGCGCCCCTTTGCCCTGGGCATGGCCATCATGCTCTTCCCCTCCGTGCTCCATTTGATGAACGCCGTGCTTTCCCCGCTGGCAAATGAAACGGGAAGGATGGTAGAAGGGTCGAATGCGGCAGTGGACCGTCTGCTGGAGGCAAAGCAGCGGGCATTGGAATCCACCGAGTACTGGGAAATGTACGTGGGCGAAAGCGGCAGCGGGAACCGGGAAGGATGGTATGAATACACCCATCCGGAAGGCAGTGAAGAGGGCTTTTGGGAAGGCCTGGGCAATGATATCAAATTTGCCATGGAAAAGGCCTCCTTCAACTTCTCCAACTCCATCAAAAAATGGATGAGCGAAGTGCTGGAGGTGCTCTACCATGCTGCCGCCCTTTGCATCAATACCATCAGGGTCTTTTATTTGATCATCCTTTCGGTCCTGGGCCCCATTGTCATGGGAATTTCCGTCTTTGACGGTTTCGGGCATTCCCTGCGCTCCTGGATTGCCCGCTATATCAACGTGTACATGTGGCTTCCGGTAGCCAATATCTTCGGGGCCATCATCGGCAAGATCCAGGAGAACATGCTCCTGATCGACATCGGCCAGGTGGAAAACCAGGGCAAGACCTTCTTTTCCAGTACCGATACCGCCTATTTGATCTTCCTGGTCATTGCCATCATCGGTTATTTTACCGTGCCCTCGGTGGCCAATTACATCGTCCATGCAGCCGGTGGGGACACGCTGCTCCACAAGACAAGCCGTATGGTGACCTCTGCCCCCACCACAGCTGCCAAAATCCTTACCTGA
- a CDS encoding DUF4134 domain-containing protein yields MTHNQLSKGLLILLLTGISLSAFGQDGNAGIMEATTKVRSYFQSGVNLMYAIGAIVGLIGAVKVFNKWNSGEPDTGKVAAAWFGSCVFLVIVATVLTSFFG; encoded by the coding sequence ATGACACACAACCAACTCAGTAAAGGGCTGCTCATTCTGCTGCTGACGGGGATTTCCCTGTCGGCATTCGGACAGGACGGCAATGCCGGCATCATGGAGGCCACCACCAAGGTGCGCAGCTACTTCCAGTCCGGGGTCAACCTGATGTACGCCATCGGTGCCATCGTCGGGCTGATCGGCGCGGTAAAGGTCTTCAACAAGTGGAACTCCGGGGAGCCGGATACCGGCAAGGTGGCCGCCGCATGGTTCGGCAGCTGCGTGTTCCTGGTCATCGTGGCCACCGTGCTCACCAGCTTCTTCGGTTGA
- the traK gene encoding conjugative transposon protein TraK — MFEHLTNIETAFGHVKRFSLVLSLGAILMALGAVWLSYRFQQQATERVYILLDGKVMEAFASGRQDNLEVEAREHVIRFHDRFFTLSPDGDLINQQLSEALYLGDGTVRDAYRVLREQGYYDRLVTGNISQEMAVDSVTLAMDSRPYRFRFYGRQQITRPTSKLTRRLVTTGVLREVARSRHNPHGLLIEKWETLENKDLKIEKR, encoded by the coding sequence ATGTTCGAACACCTGACCAATATAGAAACCGCCTTCGGGCATGTGAAACGCTTTAGCCTGGTGCTGTCCCTTGGGGCCATACTGATGGCCCTGGGAGCGGTATGGCTTTCCTACCGCTTCCAGCAACAGGCCACCGAACGGGTGTACATCCTGCTGGACGGAAAGGTCATGGAAGCCTTTGCGAGCGGCAGGCAGGACAACCTGGAAGTGGAAGCCAGGGAACATGTCATCCGGTTCCATGACCGCTTCTTTACCCTTTCCCCTGATGGGGACCTGATCAATCAGCAACTCTCCGAGGCCCTTTACCTGGGGGACGGCACGGTGCGGGACGCCTATCGGGTATTGCGGGAGCAGGGGTACTATGACCGGTTGGTTACCGGGAACATCAGCCAGGAAATGGCAGTGGACAGCGTGACACTGGCCATGGACAGTCGGCCCTACCGCTTCCGGTTTTATGGCAGGCAGCAGATCACCAGGCCCACCTCGAAACTGACTAGAAGACTGGTCACCACCGGGGTGCTGCGCGAAGTGGCCCGCTCCCGGCACAATCCGCATGGCCTGCTGATCGAAAAATGGGAAACACTGGAAAACAAGGACCTTAAAATCGAAAAAAGATGA
- a CDS encoding conjugal transfer protein TraI — translation MKTVILAGLLLFGAPQMPRTEAAVPAYILEIIRKGVKKAIVAIDLKIQRMQNNTIWLQNAQKVLENTLNKLKLEEIAEWGERQKELYGDYYDGLWKVKSAIAQYQKVRDIARMQGRLVTEYQKAWRHITASGQFSASELRWMEKVYLGILDHSVRNLEQVLGVVSAFNMKMDDGERLALIDRVEKKVRFNLSDLMRFNERNLLIARQRSHAKGAVKTLKDIHDEND, via the coding sequence GTGAAAACAGTGATACTGGCCGGGCTGCTGCTATTTGGGGCCCCGCAAATGCCCCGCACGGAGGCAGCAGTACCGGCCTATATCCTGGAGATCATCCGCAAAGGGGTGAAAAAGGCCATCGTGGCCATCGACCTGAAGATCCAGCGCATGCAGAACAACACCATCTGGCTGCAGAATGCCCAGAAGGTGCTGGAAAATACGCTCAACAAGCTCAAGCTGGAGGAGATCGCCGAGTGGGGCGAGCGGCAGAAGGAGCTTTACGGGGATTATTACGACGGTCTCTGGAAGGTGAAGAGCGCCATTGCCCAGTACCAAAAGGTCCGGGACATTGCCCGGATGCAGGGCAGGCTGGTCACCGAATACCAAAAGGCCTGGCGGCACATCACGGCCAGCGGCCAGTTTTCGGCATCCGAACTCCGCTGGATGGAAAAAGTGTACCTGGGCATCCTCGACCATTCGGTGCGCAACCTCGAACAGGTACTCGGCGTGGTCAGCGCCTTCAACATGAAAATGGACGACGGCGAACGCCTTGCCCTGATCGACAGGGTGGAAAAGAAGGTGCGCTTTAACCTCAGCGACCTGATGCGGTTCAACGAGCGCAACCTGTTGATCGCCCGGCAGCGGAGCCATGCCAAGGGAGCAGTAAAAACCTTAAAGGATATCCATGATGAAAACGACTAG
- a CDS encoding TraG family conjugative transposon ATPase encodes MDRSNVRELDRWFPIRKLEKGFLISGAGDITASYALRLPEIFTLDGPGYSALQSNWAKAIRLLPEGCILHKQDWFVRKGFKGTVPTEGRDFLDRSSGLFFHERPYLDHRCCLFLTLPRKGKGPSGLASSNLLAPRFLSPELLDGKRLEEFENVLGQFVQTVADGGTEIVRMADADLLGTSQAPGLLESYLFLDPCAAKPRIKDIAFKPELRIGTSRVQVFSLSEMECLPNVLHDHMSHEAYGTDKRTFAIGQAAPLGQLLDIDHIYNQYVVMENGQAVAKELESRALRMQGLSAYSRENLHSGQAIQEYLNESIREGSRPVRAHFNVVAWSEDPEETKAVRNKTGAAFARLDAVAKEESLAAPQLFWAGIPGNAAALPKEETFLTFGRQASCLFNMETGYVSSPSPFGMRLGDRQTGKPVNVDLSDEPMERGWTTNRNKFILGPSGSGKSFFTNHMVRSYHAKGAHVVLVDVGHSYRGLCELVGGYYFTYEQDRPICFNPFHLGGRPLDTEKKESIKTLLLALWKKDDETFTRSEYVAISNALGSYYEGLDGETFPCFDTFFEFCSTGFKQQLEAQGVKDRDFDIDNFLYVLRPYYRGGEFDYLLNARENLDLLEQRFIVFELDNIKDHPILFPVVTLIIMEIFVSKMRKLRGVRKMILIEEAWKAIAKEGMAEYIKYLFKTVRKFFGEAVVVTQEVEDIISSPIIKQAIINNSDCKILLDQSKYRNKFDGIRELLGLTEKETMQVMSINRANEPGRKYKEVFIGLGPVGKVYRTEVSPEEYLAYTTEQKEKIKVQERARAFGGDLEKGIASVAMEMKGGQE; translated from the coding sequence ATGGATAGGAGCAATGTAAGGGAACTGGACAGGTGGTTTCCCATCAGGAAGCTGGAAAAGGGATTCCTGATCAGCGGAGCAGGGGACATCACCGCAAGCTATGCGCTCCGGTTACCGGAAATCTTTACCCTCGATGGACCTGGCTATTCCGCCCTGCAGTCCAACTGGGCCAAAGCGATCCGGCTTTTACCGGAAGGGTGCATCCTCCATAAACAGGACTGGTTTGTCCGAAAGGGCTTTAAGGGGACTGTCCCAACCGAAGGCAGGGACTTTTTGGACAGGAGCAGCGGGCTGTTCTTCCACGAGCGTCCCTACCTTGACCATCGCTGTTGCCTTTTCCTGACGCTTCCGCGAAAGGGGAAGGGGCCTAGCGGTCTGGCCAGCTCCAACCTGCTGGCGCCAAGGTTCCTTTCGCCCGAACTGCTGGACGGCAAAAGGTTGGAGGAGTTTGAAAACGTGCTGGGCCAGTTTGTCCAAACGGTCGCCGACGGCGGAACGGAAATCGTGAGAATGGCCGATGCGGACCTTCTGGGTACTTCCCAAGCCCCGGGATTATTGGAAAGCTACCTGTTTTTGGATCCCTGTGCGGCAAAGCCCCGGATAAAAGACATTGCCTTCAAGCCGGAACTGCGGATAGGCACTTCCAGGGTGCAGGTGTTTTCCCTGTCCGAAATGGAATGCCTGCCCAATGTCCTGCACGACCACATGTCGCATGAAGCATACGGTACCGACAAGAGGACCTTTGCCATCGGCCAGGCAGCCCCTCTGGGCCAGCTGCTGGACATCGACCATATCTACAACCAGTATGTGGTCATGGAAAACGGGCAGGCCGTGGCAAAGGAGCTCGAGAGCAGGGCCCTTCGCATGCAGGGCCTTTCCGCCTACAGCAGGGAGAACCTCCATTCCGGGCAGGCGATCCAGGAATACCTCAACGAGAGCATCCGGGAAGGCAGCCGGCCGGTAAGGGCGCATTTCAATGTGGTCGCCTGGTCGGAGGACCCGGAGGAAACCAAAGCGGTCAGGAACAAAACGGGCGCGGCCTTTGCCAGGCTCGATGCGGTGGCCAAGGAGGAAAGCCTTGCCGCCCCACAGCTGTTCTGGGCAGGGATCCCCGGCAATGCGGCGGCACTGCCCAAGGAGGAGACCTTTTTGACCTTTGGCCGGCAGGCCAGCTGCCTGTTCAACATGGAAACGGGCTATGTCTCCAGCCCCTCGCCCTTTGGCATGCGGCTGGGAGACCGGCAGACGGGGAAGCCGGTCAACGTGGACCTTTCCGATGAGCCCATGGAACGCGGCTGGACCACCAACCGCAACAAGTTCATCCTCGGGCCATCGGGCAGCGGCAAGAGCTTCTTTACCAACCATATGGTGCGCAGCTACCATGCCAAAGGTGCCCATGTGGTGCTGGTGGACGTGGGGCATTCCTACCGCGGACTGTGCGAGCTGGTGGGCGGTTATTACTTTACCTATGAGCAGGACCGTCCCATTTGCTTCAACCCCTTCCACCTGGGGGGAAGGCCCCTGGACACCGAAAAGAAGGAAAGCATCAAGACGCTGCTGCTGGCCCTGTGGAAAAAGGACGACGAGACCTTTACGCGCAGCGAGTACGTGGCCATCTCCAACGCCCTGGGAAGTTATTATGAAGGACTCGACGGGGAGACCTTTCCCTGTTTTGATACCTTTTTTGAATTCTGTTCAACAGGTTTCAAACAGCAGCTGGAAGCGCAGGGCGTAAAGGACCGCGACTTTGACATCGACAACTTCCTGTACGTGCTGCGGCCCTATTACCGGGGCGGGGAGTTCGACTACCTGCTCAACGCGCGGGAAAACCTCGACCTGCTCGAACAGCGGTTTATCGTCTTCGAGCTCGACAACATCAAGGACCACCCCATCCTGTTTCCGGTGGTCACGCTGATCATCATGGAGATCTTCGTTTCCAAGATGCGGAAGCTGCGCGGCGTGCGCAAGATGATCCTGATCGAGGAGGCCTGGAAGGCCATTGCCAAGGAAGGGATGGCAGAATACATCAAATATTTGTTCAAGACGGTCCGCAAGTTCTTCGGGGAGGCCGTAGTGGTCACCCAGGAAGTAGAGGACATCATCTCGAGCCCCATCATCAAACAGGCCATCATCAACAACTCGGACTGCAAGATCCTGCTCGACCAGTCCAAGTACCGCAACAAGTTCGACGGGATCCGCGAGCTGTTGGGCCTTACCGAGAAGGAGACCATGCAGGTCATGTCGATCAACAGGGCCAACGAACCGGGCAGAAAGTACAAGGAAGTGTTCATCGGCCTGGGCCCGGTGGGCAAGGTGTACCGTACCGAGGTGTCGCCGGAGGAATACCTGGCCTATACCACCGAACAAAAGGAGAAGATAAAGGTGCAGGAAAGGGCCCGTGCCTTCGGGGGCGACCTTGAAAAGGGGATCGCCTCGGTGGCCATGGAAATGAAGGGAGGTCAGGAATGA